The DNA region GTTGTTACGGTTGCTCTCGCGTTGAGGTCAAGCGCGCGGCTGAGCCGGCGGCTTGGTGATCTGCCAATTGAGCGATCAAATTGGTATTATTTGCGGCGGCGGAGGATGGCTGTCAGAGCGCCCAGGCTGAGGAGTGCTGTTGATGACGGCTCGGGCACGGCAGTGACGTTGATTTCCATGTAGGCGGATGATCCTGTGGTGGAGATGCCGCCGGATGGTGCGTTGCGGAGCGTTCCACTGAGGGGGGCTGGGGCGATGTTCCAGATGCGGGCATCGGCGTCGGTATCACCTGTGCCGATGGTTCCGTCTCCCGAGGTGTCGGAATAGAAAGCGTAGAAGTATTCGGTGGAGCTTGAGATGGTTTCTCCGCTGAAGTTCCACGTCATGATTGCGTTGGTAGCTGTGTTGGTGACGTCGATTGTGTTGACCGAGGAAGCGACGACCGATGTCAGGTCGGTGGGGCTTGTGAGGAGGGCGAGGTGGATGTCGCCTGTGGTTGCGCCGCCGCCTGAGTAGCGGATAAACGAGACGCTTTGCAATGCGACCGATTCGGTGAGGGCGTCGCCGCTGGTGGTGAAGCCGCTGTCGTTGAGAGACGCGCTTTGGTAGTGCCAGTTGCCGCGGTCGGATCCGGTTGGGTTGTTTAGATCTCCGGTTGAGAGGATGGTCGCTGCGGAGGCGGTGGCAATGGATGCGGAGAGCGTTAGTGCGATGTGTGTGATTGTTTTCATGTCGTTACCAGTTGGTGTGTTGCCGGGCACTGTGATTTGGGTGGTGCCGGGCAATCATGTTGTAGCTGGCTGGTGGACATGGTTGCGAAATGATCGGGCTGGTTCTGAATGGGGACCAATCAGCGGGCGGTTTCGCCTTGGACGAATTCCGGGATGAGTGGCGTGAATTGGCGGTCGCTTTGTGTGGCGTGAGCGACGGCGGAGGCTACCATGCGGATCATCCGAGTCCCGGTGGTGTAGTAAGCGGGTGACGGGCTGAGGTAGTCATAGGCGGATGAATACGCCATGCTGATCAGCGATACGTCTTGCGGGATGCGGCAGCCGATGGAGAGCAGGTGGGAAAAGGTGGTCAGGAAGTGGTGGTTGTTTTGGATTAGAAGTGCGGTCGGGCGTGTATCGCGGCGGAAGGTGTGGTTCAGGCTGGATATCAATTCCGGAACATTGAAGCCATGGCGAAGGATGAGTCGTTCGGCGGAGGCGGAGGATTGGTCGAGCGCGTCATTGAAGCCGGATTCCGCCTGGCCGGCGCCCGCCAGGGTGGCATCGGGTAGAATGAGTC from Sulfuriroseicoccus oceanibius includes:
- a CDS encoding PEP-CTERM sorting domain-containing protein, with product MKTITHIALTLSASIATASAATILSTGDLNNPTGSDRGNWHYQSASLNDSGFTTSGDALTESVALQSVSFIRYSGGGATTGDIHLALLTSPTDLTSVVASSVNTIDVTNTATNAIMTWNFSGETISSSTEYFYAFYSDTSGDGTIGTGDTDADARIWNIAPAPLSGTLRNAPSGGISTTGSSAYMEINVTAVPEPSSTALLSLGALTAILRRRK